One window from the genome of Desulfovibrio psychrotolerans encodes:
- the qrcB gene encoding menaquinone reductase molybdopterin-binding-like subunit QrcB: MAVDRRGFLKFVTGVSAGIMVTPVPWVLLDDLSIWTQNWPWIPSNVDGPNTFVSTVSKLCPSCVGMKVRLVGDRPVRILPDDNHPLSKGGISALAVAEAQMLHSPARVRRPLKRSGDGAYVAISWEEADALLAEKLGSAKGSLACVSGDETGTINEVLSAFTARAGSQNFYLMPSEIQPAAKALAAMGGEGQFGYDIENSDYVLAIGANILESWGTAIRNRAAFKDAHPHGQEPTVPYVYVGAVQGNTAAGADKWIAIKPGTEGAFALGLAHLLIKSGASSYASDFSAFASLAAGYTPEKVAELTGASADGIKALAAELQKARRPLVITGSEFGQGTPVGTVAAGMAVNLLLGGLNRPGGVKLLPVAAPVVDSALSRAQMMEKDFVAYLSRINAGKEKAPEAMLFYEANPAYGLPQADKMAEVLAQVPFKATFTTFLDETAMLCDLVLPVPMGLERLDDVATPYGSGSALYCLARPVAPMPANVRPAADYILGLAGKLGYSLGFGKWEDVLKAKAQAMGANWKSLMAGDVFVSTETVGASLSFGADLIAKSLTAKTAEGDFALAPVHKLNMGTAKTAIPPYNNKTIRRWELQGSEIYVAMNGATARKLNVSKHDKVVVSNKSGSIVARVNVFEGIMSDTVAVLMGLGHTAFDQFSKGKGENVMQLLTVGFEPGSGQSVWAMAGVNISKA, translated from the coding sequence ATGGCAGTAGACAGAAGAGGTTTTCTTAAATTCGTCACAGGCGTCAGCGCGGGCATCATGGTCACACCGGTGCCGTGGGTTCTGCTGGACGATCTGAGTATCTGGACCCAGAACTGGCCTTGGATTCCCTCCAACGTGGACGGACCGAACACCTTTGTCTCCACCGTGAGCAAGCTGTGTCCCTCCTGCGTGGGTATGAAGGTCCGTCTGGTGGGCGATCGCCCCGTGCGCATCCTGCCCGATGACAACCACCCGCTCTCCAAGGGCGGCATTTCGGCCCTCGCCGTGGCAGAAGCGCAGATGCTGCACAGCCCGGCACGGGTACGCCGTCCCCTCAAGCGCTCCGGCGATGGCGCATACGTTGCCATAAGCTGGGAAGAGGCAGATGCCCTTCTCGCCGAAAAGCTGGGTTCCGCCAAGGGTTCCCTCGCCTGCGTATCGGGCGATGAAACAGGCACCATAAACGAAGTTCTTTCCGCCTTCACAGCGCGTGCAGGCTCCCAGAACTTCTACCTCATGCCTTCCGAAATCCAGCCCGCCGCCAAGGCTCTCGCAGCCATGGGCGGTGAAGGCCAGTTCGGCTACGACATCGAAAACAGCGATTACGTTCTCGCCATCGGCGCAAACATCCTCGAATCGTGGGGCACGGCCATCCGTAACCGCGCGGCCTTCAAGGATGCCCACCCCCATGGTCAAGAACCCACCGTACCGTATGTGTACGTGGGTGCCGTTCAGGGCAACACCGCCGCCGGCGCAGATAAGTGGATAGCCATCAAGCCCGGCACCGAAGGTGCCTTCGCCCTCGGCCTCGCTCATCTGCTCATCAAGTCCGGCGCAAGCTCCTATGCCTCCGACTTCAGCGCATTCGCATCGCTGGCCGCAGGCTACACCCCTGAAAAGGTGGCAGAGCTTACCGGTGCCAGCGCAGACGGCATCAAGGCCCTTGCTGCAGAATTGCAAAAGGCCCGCCGCCCGCTGGTCATCACCGGCTCCGAATTCGGTCAGGGCACCCCCGTGGGCACCGTGGCTGCGGGCATGGCCGTCAACCTGCTCCTCGGCGGCCTGAACCGTCCCGGCGGCGTCAAGCTGCTTCCCGTTGCCGCTCCTGTGGTCGATTCGGCCCTCAGCCGCGCGCAGATGATGGAAAAAGACTTCGTGGCCTACCTCTCGCGCATCAACGCGGGTAAGGAAAAGGCTCCTGAAGCCATGCTCTTCTACGAAGCCAACCCCGCCTACGGCCTGCCGCAGGCGGACAAGATGGCAGAAGTGCTGGCGCAGGTGCCCTTCAAGGCCACCTTCACCACCTTCCTTGACGAAACCGCCATGCTCTGCGACCTCGTGCTGCCCGTTCCCATGGGCCTTGAGCGTCTGGATGACGTGGCAACCCCCTACGGTTCCGGTTCGGCCCTATACTGCCTCGCCCGCCCCGTTGCTCCCATGCCTGCAAACGTCCGCCCCGCCGCAGATTACATCCTCGGCCTCGCGGGCAAGCTGGGCTACAGCCTCGGATTCGGCAAGTGGGAAGACGTGCTCAAGGCCAAGGCGCAGGCCATGGGTGCCAACTGGAAGAGCCTCATGGCAGGCGATGTGTTCGTCAGCACCGAAACGGTGGGCGCAAGCCTCTCCTTCGGCGCAGACCTCATTGCCAAGAGCCTCACCGCCAAGACGGCAGAAGGCGACTTCGCGCTTGCCCCCGTGCACAAGCTGAACATGGGCACGGCAAAAACCGCCATTCCGCCATACAACAACAAGACCATCCGCCGCTGGGAACTCCAGGGCAGTGAAATCTATGTGGCGATGAACGGTGCCACCGCCCGCAAGCTCAATGTCTCCAAACACGACAAGGTTGTGGTGAGCAACAAGAGCGGCAGCATCGTCGCCCGCGTGAACGTCTTCGAAGGCATCATGAGCGACACCGTCGCCGTTCTGATGGGCCTCGGCCACACGGCCTTTGATCAGTTCAGCAAGGGCAAGGGCGAAAACGTCATGCAACTGCTGACCGTCGGCTTCGAACCCGGTTCGGGCCAGTCCGTCTGGGCCATGGCCGGCGTCAACATCAGCAAGGCATAA
- the qrcD gene encoding menaquinone reductase integral membrane subunit QrcD, which yields MEKNYSLPADHDLFPEGVQRCSLMKFMGWLGFVGIFALWGLYAAFRVLSNGLGETAMDDYFGFGLWITFDLAVIALGAGAFFTGLLRYILNIDPLKNIINLTVIVGFICYSGAMLILVLDIGQPIRAWFGYWHANVHSMLTEVIFCITCYCIVLIIEYIPLIFEQKQLNRIPLLRHIAHNLHVMMPLFAGIGAFLSTFHQGSLGGMYGVLFARPYVYREGFFVWPWTFFLFVISAVASGPVFTVLIATIMEKFGGKKLVSWEIKSLMGKIAGAMLFVYLIFKFADTYAWINNVLPAAGLTFDQNFYSTIYGQWLLWTELGLCGVIPCIILLTPSLRNTPSLFYTAAVLDCIGITINRYVFTVQALAMPVMPFDSWETYNPNWAEWGACALILAYGAIVLSLSYRYLPVFPQERKLNATKA from the coding sequence ATGGAAAAGAACTACTCTCTTCCCGCAGACCATGACCTCTTCCCGGAAGGCGTTCAGCGCTGTTCCCTCATGAAGTTCATGGGCTGGTTGGGTTTTGTCGGCATATTCGCCCTGTGGGGCCTCTACGCCGCGTTCCGGGTGCTCAGCAACGGCCTTGGCGAAACCGCCATGGACGACTACTTCGGTTTCGGCCTCTGGATCACGTTCGACCTCGCCGTCATCGCACTGGGCGCAGGCGCGTTCTTCACAGGCCTCCTGCGCTACATCCTGAACATTGATCCGCTTAAAAACATCATCAACCTCACGGTCATCGTGGGCTTCATCTGCTACTCCGGTGCCATGCTCATTCTGGTGCTGGATATCGGTCAGCCCATCCGTGCATGGTTCGGTTACTGGCACGCCAACGTACACTCCATGCTCACAGAAGTTATCTTCTGCATCACGTGTTACTGCATCGTGCTGATCATCGAATACATCCCGCTGATCTTTGAACAGAAGCAGCTGAACCGCATTCCGCTGCTGCGTCACATCGCGCACAACCTGCACGTCATGATGCCCCTGTTCGCCGGTATCGGCGCCTTCCTGTCCACCTTCCACCAGGGCTCCCTCGGCGGCATGTACGGCGTGCTCTTCGCCCGTCCGTACGTCTACCGCGAAGGCTTCTTCGTGTGGCCGTGGACCTTCTTCCTGTTCGTCATCTCCGCCGTGGCGTCCGGGCCGGTCTTCACCGTGCTCATCGCCACCATCATGGAGAAGTTCGGCGGCAAAAAGCTGGTAAGCTGGGAAATCAAGTCCCTCATGGGCAAGATCGCCGGTGCCATGCTGTTCGTGTACCTGATCTTCAAGTTCGCAGACACCTACGCATGGATCAACAACGTGCTGCCCGCAGCGGGCCTCACCTTCGACCAGAACTTCTACAGCACCATCTACGGTCAGTGGCTGCTCTGGACGGAACTCGGCCTGTGCGGCGTCATTCCCTGCATCATCCTGCTCACGCCCAGCCTGCGCAACACGCCCTCGCTGTTCTACACTGCGGCGGTGCTGGACTGCATCGGTATAACCATCAACCGCTACGTGTTCACCGTGCAGGCGCTGGCCATGCCCGTCATGCCCTTCGACTCGTGGGAAACATACAACCCGAACTGGGCTGAATGGGGCGCATGCGCACTGATCCTCGCATACGGTGCCATCGTGCTCTCCCTCTCCTACCGTTACCTGCCGGTCTTCCCGCAGGAACGGAAACTGAATGCGACTAAGGCATAG
- a CDS encoding 4Fe-4S binding protein: protein MKVLRADRMERCIGCHSCSLACARLVHKKLSWNTAGIRVSSAGGLSTGFEARLCVACDPAPCARACPTGSLTQRAGGGVKMDRDLCIRCGKCAAACPVDAIYMEPEQKYPYLCIHCGRCVAFCPHGCLAMMDVPGVASGKADMAGNDEEVQDAY from the coding sequence ATGAAAGTGTTACGGGCAGACAGGATGGAACGGTGCATAGGGTGCCATTCCTGCTCATTGGCGTGTGCGCGACTGGTACACAAGAAGTTGTCCTGGAATACGGCAGGTATACGCGTTTCTTCAGCGGGCGGCCTTTCCACCGGATTTGAGGCGCGGTTGTGCGTTGCCTGTGATCCCGCTCCCTGCGCGAGAGCGTGCCCCACGGGGTCGCTCACCCAGCGGGCGGGCGGCGGCGTGAAGATGGACAGGGATTTGTGCATCCGGTGCGGAAAGTGTGCCGCTGCATGCCCTGTGGACGCCATTTATATGGAGCCTGAACAGAAGTATCCGTATCTGTGCATCCACTGTGGGCGTTGTGTGGCTTTTTGCCCCCATGGCTGTCTGGCAATGATGGATGTACCCGGCGTGGCGTCGGGAAAGGCCGATATGGCCGGAAATGACGAGGAGGTGCAGGATGCGTATTGA
- a CDS encoding aldehyde ferredoxin oxidoreductase N-terminal domain-containing protein, giving the protein MRIDNPFSRVLHVDLDTGLSRVLRFGARSEHLGGSGLAAALYAEYGLPDAPALDPRQPLIFAVGPLTGFFPLMSKVVCGFRSPYTGEWAESHAGGRLALSLRFAGYDALMITGAARTLSALAVGARSVDVHDVPYLRGADVFSTGKHLRRFGKTSSGHRSCIRIGPAGENGVGYACINVDSFRHFGRLGAGSVMGAKNLKGIVVMGDGVYELPESKAYPKLMRDLFKDVTATDKMKKYHDLGTPANLLALNELKALPWNNLQKTTDERIDGISGETFAERFLLRQTACAGCPVGCIHIGLLRQQFASDHEFLYKQVSYDYEPIFAQGSMIGITSAADVLALLDETEKLGLDCMSAGVALAWVAEALEKGAVTEAETIVPIRFGEAQGFLEALRHIAMGSNEFYRALGAGTLKAADAYGGAEYACVLGQEMAGYATGEVFFVAQAYGFRHSHLDTGGYSWDQSAKDNDARKAVDFLVDDEYKRTLINSMVSCMFARASYGPERIAECLESLGLGDVAANLSTAGRNMQNLRWSLKCRTGFDVHAVRIPKRFTEVVTWKGGIDMAYMEELRGMYAQEILRMASQADS; this is encoded by the coding sequence ATGCGTATTGATAATCCCTTTTCCCGCGTTCTGCATGTGGACCTTGACACCGGGCTGTCGCGTGTTCTGCGTTTCGGGGCGCGTTCCGAGCATCTCGGAGGAAGCGGCCTTGCCGCAGCGCTGTATGCGGAATACGGACTGCCTGATGCGCCCGCACTGGACCCGCGCCAGCCGCTCATCTTCGCCGTGGGGCCGCTTACGGGCTTCTTCCCGCTCATGAGCAAGGTGGTATGCGGGTTCCGCTCCCCCTACACAGGAGAGTGGGCGGAGAGCCATGCCGGAGGTCGCCTTGCCCTTTCCCTGCGTTTTGCGGGGTATGATGCTCTGATGATCACGGGGGCTGCACGCACCCTTTCTGCCCTTGCCGTGGGCGCACGCAGCGTGGATGTGCACGATGTGCCCTATCTGCGCGGTGCGGACGTGTTTTCCACCGGCAAGCATCTGCGCCGGTTCGGCAAGACGAGTTCCGGGCATCGCTCGTGCATCCGTATCGGGCCTGCCGGGGAGAACGGCGTGGGCTACGCCTGCATAAATGTGGACTCCTTCCGCCATTTTGGCAGGCTGGGCGCGGGGAGCGTTATGGGAGCCAAGAATCTTAAGGGAATAGTGGTGATGGGAGACGGCGTGTATGAATTGCCGGAATCCAAGGCGTATCCCAAGCTTATGCGGGATCTGTTCAAGGATGTCACCGCGACAGATAAAATGAAGAAGTACCATGATCTTGGTACTCCGGCCAACCTGCTGGCCCTGAATGAACTCAAGGCCTTGCCGTGGAACAATCTGCAGAAGACCACGGATGAACGTATTGACGGTATTTCGGGCGAGACCTTTGCCGAGCGGTTTTTGCTGCGTCAGACTGCCTGTGCGGGCTGCCCTGTGGGGTGCATCCATATCGGTCTGCTGCGGCAGCAGTTCGCCAGCGACCATGAGTTTCTCTACAAGCAGGTTTCCTACGACTATGAACCCATCTTCGCGCAGGGGTCCATGATCGGCATTACCTCTGCGGCGGACGTGCTTGCACTGCTGGACGAGACGGAAAAGCTGGGACTGGATTGCATGAGCGCGGGCGTTGCGCTGGCATGGGTGGCGGAAGCGCTGGAGAAGGGAGCCGTTACCGAGGCGGAGACCATTGTGCCCATACGCTTTGGCGAGGCGCAGGGCTTTCTGGAGGCTCTGCGCCACATTGCCATGGGCAGCAATGAGTTTTACCGCGCGCTCGGTGCGGGCACGCTTAAGGCTGCGGACGCCTACGGCGGTGCGGAGTATGCCTGCGTGCTGGGGCAGGAAATGGCCGGATATGCTACGGGTGAGGTGTTCTTTGTGGCGCAGGCTTACGGGTTCCGCCATTCGCATCTGGATACAGGCGGTTACTCGTGGGATCAGAGCGCCAAGGACAATGACGCGAGGAAAGCGGTGGATTTTCTCGTGGATGACGAGTACAAGCGCACACTTATCAACAGTATGGTGTCGTGCATGTTCGCACGGGCCTCGTACGGGCCGGAGCGCATTGCGGAATGTCTGGAATCTCTGGGGCTTGGGGATGTTGCGGCCAACCTTTCCACGGCGGGCCGGAACATGCAGAATCTGCGCTGGTCTCTGAAGTGCCGTACGGGATTTGATGTGCACGCGGTGCGTATACCCAAGCGGTTTACCGAAGTGGTGACGTGGAAGGGCGGCATTGATATGGCGTACATGGAAGAACTGCGCGGAATGTACGCGCAGGAGATTCTGCGCATGGCATCGCAGGCAGATAGCTGA
- a CDS encoding flagellar brake protein translates to MAVNQGVAVAHRRHAGITLDVQPGTRMLLSVNGSDNRHGTELVGLNPYEYLILKMPLVPGIRSRMLPGEPLTVRFMRQGTIIGFRTHVISQITKPGALVFVEYPDVLEQFELRTHKRLKCLIPAEAHSPLGVQRGAVVDLSAGGCKMCFEVKSSDPFRRIGAGDMFVLRANLFSGGDSTLSCICRNVEMDRATMIVGASFADLEAQDTKRLQEYIETVSSFL, encoded by the coding sequence ATGGCAGTTAATCAGGGTGTTGCGGTGGCGCATAGACGCCATGCGGGAATTACGCTGGATGTGCAGCCCGGCACGCGCATGCTGCTGAGTGTAAACGGTTCTGACAACAGGCACGGAACCGAACTTGTGGGGCTTAACCCCTACGAATATCTTATCCTTAAAATGCCGCTGGTACCGGGAATACGGTCACGTATGCTGCCCGGCGAGCCGCTTACCGTGCGGTTTATGCGACAGGGCACCATCATCGGGTTCCGGACGCATGTGATATCGCAGATAACCAAGCCGGGGGCTTTGGTGTTTGTGGAGTATCCTGACGTGCTGGAACAGTTTGAACTGCGCACCCACAAACGCCTGAAGTGTCTTATCCCCGCAGAAGCACACTCTCCGCTGGGTGTGCAGCGTGGCGCCGTGGTGGATTTGTCTGCCGGGGGATGCAAGATGTGCTTTGAGGTGAAGAGTTCGGATCCGTTCAGGCGCATCGGGGCAGGCGATATGTTTGTGCTGAGAGCCAACCTGTTTTCCGGCGGCGATTCCACGCTGTCGTGCATCTGCCGGAATGTGGAGATGGACAGGGCGACCATGATTGTGGGGGCTTCCTTCGCTGATCTTGAGGCACAGGACACGAAGCGGCTTCAGGAGTATATCGAGACGGTTTCATCCTTCCTGTAA
- a CDS encoding TPM domain-containing protein, with translation MLFRGRGPVVHGETGSEVFLRTMLLLAVFSLVGVAFWYQSGSNLREVYSRGTVWDEADALTREQRAALRDYAAALRERHGMRFRLHVRKGPVELPVLDERTLFIGINPETRQVLVEFPQLLRRALGDEYMYRLQNEHFTPYFERGEWQTGLADALAQLWLDMGG, from the coding sequence ATGCTGTTCAGAGGTCGTGGCCCCGTTGTGCACGGGGAAACCGGGAGTGAGGTGTTTCTTCGTACCATGCTGCTGCTGGCGGTATTCTCGCTGGTGGGTGTGGCGTTCTGGTATCAGTCCGGGTCGAATCTGCGGGAGGTCTATTCCCGTGGTACGGTGTGGGATGAGGCGGACGCCTTGACCAGGGAGCAGCGGGCAGCGCTGCGGGACTATGCGGCAGCGCTGCGGGAACGGCACGGTATGCGGTTCAGGCTGCATGTGCGCAAGGGGCCGGTGGAGCTGCCGGTGCTGGATGAGAGAACGTTGTTTATCGGCATAAATCCTGAGACACGGCAGGTGCTTGTGGAGTTTCCGCAGTTGCTGCGCCGGGCCTTGGGAGATGAGTATATGTACCGTTTGCAGAATGAGCATTTTACCCCCTATTTTGAGCGTGGCGAATGGCAGACCGGCCTTGCCGATGCCTTGGCACAGCTATGGCTGGATATGGGCGGGTAG
- the rnhA gene encoding ribonuclease HI, protein MKLDFIKNVSIYTDGSCLGNPGPGGWGAVLRCNGTEKELSGGFRRTTNNRMEILAVLEALQALKEPCKVDLYTDSQYVRNAVEKKWLAGWQRNGWKTAGKQPVKNRDLWERLLPMLAKHAVSFHWVRGHSGHPENERCDALARAQASRPGQPEDTGHAD, encoded by the coding sequence ATGAAATTGGATTTTATAAAGAATGTGTCCATATATACGGACGGGTCTTGTCTGGGGAATCCCGGACCGGGGGGATGGGGTGCTGTGCTGCGTTGCAATGGCACCGAGAAGGAGCTTTCCGGCGGTTTTCGGCGTACCACCAATAACCGCATGGAGATTCTGGCGGTGCTGGAGGCGCTACAGGCACTGAAGGAGCCGTGCAAGGTGGACCTGTACACGGATTCGCAGTACGTGCGCAACGCCGTGGAAAAGAAGTGGCTGGCAGGCTGGCAGCGCAACGGCTGGAAAACGGCGGGCAAGCAGCCCGTGAAGAACCGCGACCTGTGGGAGAGGCTGCTGCCGATGCTTGCGAAGCATGCCGTTTCGTTTCACTGGGTGCGGGGGCACAGCGGGCACCCGGAGAATGAACGGTGCGATGCCCTTGCCCGTGCGCAGGCATCCCGCCCCGGACAGCCGGAAGATACGGGGCACGCGGACTAG
- a CDS encoding chromate resistance protein ChrB domain-containing protein, with product MNSKWIIFSYSIAATKSSERVRFWRRVSAVGAVQLKTSLYVLPRQDSLLEHVTWLMREVEDAGGEAAFFLSENVHTLSQAEVQHLFTRQSDAAYAALREKARLTATALSAPEADSPTAHARTAFRKFRRELDAIRGTDYFPSGEFERTRRDLDTLEEGFLETGAAPALPRLATADYKGKTWVTREAPYIDRLSTFWAISRYVDKTAQLRFLSPEEAPRAGEIPFDMSEGIFSHTGPLITFEVVLKSFGIGEGTDAVARGLARLTDLVRCIDTREDEILPPDAELLRRLLDGYIALSQNDHDLTQRMLPLFDAFMASCQE from the coding sequence ATGAACAGCAAATGGATCATCTTCTCCTACTCCATAGCGGCAACCAAAAGCTCGGAACGCGTGCGTTTCTGGCGCCGGGTGAGTGCGGTCGGGGCCGTGCAGCTCAAGACCTCCCTGTACGTCCTCCCCCGTCAGGATTCCCTCCTTGAGCATGTCACATGGCTCATGCGGGAGGTGGAAGACGCAGGGGGCGAGGCCGCCTTCTTCCTGTCGGAAAACGTGCACACCCTGTCGCAGGCCGAGGTGCAGCACCTCTTCACGCGACAGAGCGATGCCGCCTATGCAGCCCTGCGGGAAAAGGCACGCCTCACCGCAACCGCACTCTCAGCCCCGGAAGCAGACTCCCCCACCGCCCATGCCCGCACGGCGTTCCGCAAGTTCCGGCGCGAACTGGATGCCATACGGGGTACGGACTACTTCCCCTCAGGGGAGTTTGAGCGCACCCGGCGCGACTTGGATACGCTGGAAGAAGGCTTTCTGGAAACAGGTGCCGCACCGGCCCTTCCGCGTCTGGCAACCGCAGACTACAAGGGCAAAACGTGGGTAACGAGAGAGGCCCCGTATATCGACCGGCTGTCCACTTTCTGGGCCATCTCCCGGTATGTGGACAAGACGGCGCAACTGCGCTTTCTCAGCCCGGAAGAGGCTCCCCGTGCTGGCGAAATCCCCTTCGACATGTCCGAGGGAATCTTCTCCCACACCGGCCCGCTCATCACCTTCGAAGTCGTGCTGAAAAGCTTCGGTATAGGTGAAGGCACAGATGCCGTTGCACGCGGGCTGGCAAGACTCACCGATCTCGTGCGCTGCATAGACACGCGTGAGGATGAAATCCTTCCTCCCGATGCGGAACTCCTCCGCCGCCTGCTGGACGGATACATCGCCCTATCACAGAACGACCATGACCTCACACAGCGTATGCTGCCCCTTTTCGATGCCTTTATGGCCTCCTGTCAGGAGTAG
- a CDS encoding MFS transporter — protein MNAPNGEILRLFRLLCGIGLLARFSYALARNPVLPLFALALGAGPEGIGLAVGISTVTGIFFKLPSGALSDVIGRRRTMLAGLVVFGCMPFAYLLVSSYQGLVVVRFLHGLATAIYGPVAMAVVADVAGQRKGEMLSWFSSLAILGTLLGAPVGGFLLFMLSGGNNPTLFDFRIVYLASGIAGATALVLGLRTLRNGERPPRAGTLKQRWHLFRRGIAEVVSDRRVLVTSSMEGVQNMSMGALEAFLPIYAVTVVGLNEFQAGMLWGAQVVVTLIAKPLMGRVSDRWGRRPLIVAGLFLCAVPFMLIPHLTTFSSLLLACALFGFGEAFVTSSSAALVADYCHARNYGAAMGTFGTIFDIGHASGPIVTGLLIAALGYGTAFAIVGTLLIAAVPVFLTYVREEPSPF, from the coding sequence ATGAACGCACCCAACGGAGAAATACTGCGCCTTTTCCGCCTGCTCTGCGGTATCGGGCTGCTGGCCAGATTCTCATACGCCCTTGCCCGCAACCCCGTCCTGCCGCTTTTTGCGCTGGCTCTGGGCGCAGGGCCGGAAGGCATCGGCCTTGCCGTGGGCATTTCCACGGTCACCGGCATTTTCTTCAAGCTTCCGTCCGGCGCACTCTCCGATGTCATAGGCCGCAGGCGCACCATGCTGGCAGGGCTGGTGGTGTTCGGATGCATGCCCTTCGCGTACCTGCTTGTTTCCAGCTATCAGGGACTGGTTGTCGTACGCTTCCTGCACGGCCTCGCCACAGCCATTTACGGTCCGGTTGCCATGGCCGTGGTTGCGGATGTGGCAGGCCAGCGCAAGGGAGAAATGCTCTCATGGTTCTCCTCCCTCGCCATTCTGGGCACCCTTCTGGGGGCGCCTGTGGGCGGTTTTCTGCTCTTCATGCTTTCCGGCGGTAACAACCCTACCCTCTTCGACTTCCGCATCGTCTACCTTGCCAGCGGCATAGCGGGGGCCACCGCACTCGTTCTGGGACTGCGCACCCTGCGTAATGGCGAACGTCCGCCCCGCGCCGGCACGCTGAAGCAACGGTGGCACCTCTTCCGGCGCGGCATTGCCGAGGTGGTTTCCGACCGCAGAGTGCTTGTCACCTCCTCCATGGAAGGTGTCCAGAACATGAGTATGGGGGCGCTGGAAGCGTTTCTGCCCATCTACGCCGTCACCGTTGTGGGCCTTAACGAATTTCAGGCGGGCATGCTCTGGGGCGCGCAGGTGGTGGTCACGCTCATTGCAAAACCCCTCATGGGCCGTGTTTCCGACAGGTGGGGACGCCGCCCCCTCATCGTGGCGGGCCTGTTCCTCTGCGCGGTTCCCTTCATGCTCATCCCGCACCTCACCACCTTCTCCTCGCTGCTTCTGGCATGTGCCCTGTTCGGCTTCGGAGAAGCGTTCGTCACATCTTCCTCGGCGGCGTTGGTGGCGGATTACTGCCACGCCCGCAACTACGGTGCCGCCATGGGCACCTTCGGAACCATTTTCGATATCGGCCACGCTTCCGGCCCCATCGTTACCGGCCTGCTCATCGCCGCCCTCGGGTACGGAACAGCCTTTGCCATTGTCGGCACACTGCTCATCGCAGCCGTGCCCGTCTTCCTGACCTATGTCCGAGAAGAGCCATCCCCCTTCTAA
- the qrcC gene encoding menaquinone reductase iron-sulfur cluster-binding subunit QrcC, protein MEAKEFKVRWVMAIDIDKCTGCGACMVACQAENNLAPVEDASFKLRVMNWLVVYELSNKQPFPDHDIAYLPRPCMQCGNPPCVSVCPVIATDKNEEGGIVSQVTPRCIGCRYCMAACPYHARYFNWFDPSWPEGMEKVLTPDVSVRPRGVVEKCTFCHHRFMQAKDKAIVEGRDPEALNDGDYVTSCAEACPNGAIVFGDVNNPDHAVYELARSQYACRLLERLHADPQVYYISRREWVRRQLDNYLENEQVKG, encoded by the coding sequence ATGGAAGCAAAAGAATTCAAAGTAAGATGGGTAATGGCCATCGATATCGACAAGTGCACCGGTTGCGGAGCCTGCATGGTTGCATGTCAGGCAGAAAACAACCTCGCACCCGTTGAAGATGCCTCCTTCAAACTCAGGGTCATGAACTGGCTGGTGGTCTATGAACTCAGCAACAAGCAGCCGTTCCCGGATCACGATATAGCGTATCTGCCCCGCCCCTGCATGCAGTGTGGCAATCCGCCCTGCGTTTCGGTCTGCCCCGTCATCGCGACAGACAAGAACGAAGAAGGCGGCATCGTCAGTCAGGTCACCCCCCGCTGCATCGGTTGCCGGTACTGCATGGCGGCATGTCCCTACCATGCCCGCTACTTCAACTGGTTCGACCCCTCCTGGCCCGAAGGCATGGAAAAGGTCCTCACCCCGGATGTCTCCGTACGTCCGCGCGGTGTGGTCGAAAAGTGCACCTTCTGCCACCATCGCTTCATGCAGGCCAAGGACAAGGCCATCGTGGAAGGACGCGATCCCGAAGCACTCAATGACGGCGATTACGTCACCTCCTGCGCGGAAGCCTGTCCCAACGGTGCCATCGTGTTCGGCGATGTGAACAATCCCGACCACGCTGTGTACGAACTGGCCCGCTCGCAGTATGCCTGCAGGCTGCTCGAACGTCTGCACGCGGATCCGCAGGTGTACTACATCAGCCGCCGCGAATGGGTTCGCCGCCAGTTGGACAACTATCTGGAAAACGAACAGGTCAAGGGGTAG